From Bacteroidota bacterium, the proteins below share one genomic window:
- the floA gene encoding flotillin-like protein FloA (flotillin-like protein involved in membrane lipid rafts) yields MDIMMIFIAVAAIVGLIVFSYFIPIRLWFTAIISNVRVSLLQLVLMRFRKVPPSLIVNALITSTKAGLKITPNEMETHFLAGGNVNNVIKALISADKANIPLDFKMATAIDLAGRDVFDAVKRSVDPRVINTPPVAAVAKDGIQLIAKARVTVRTNIRQLVGGAGEETVLARVGEGIVTTIGSALNHKEVMENPDRISKVVLDKGLDAGTAFEILSIDIADIDIGSNVGAKLQTDQADADLKVANARAEERRAMAVAAEQEFKAKIQEARAKVIEAEAQVPLAMAEAFRSGNLGIMDYYKMQNLKADTDMRESIARPDAQKKDK; encoded by the coding sequence ATGGATATTATGATGATTTTTATTGCCGTTGCGGCAATCGTTGGCCTGATAGTTTTTTCATACTTCATTCCCATTCGTTTGTGGTTTACTGCCATTATATCAAACGTACGGGTTAGTTTACTGCAATTAGTGCTGATGCGTTTCCGTAAAGTTCCGCCATCATTAATTGTAAACGCTTTGATTACCTCAACCAAAGCCGGTTTGAAAATTACTCCCAACGAAATGGAAACCCACTTTTTGGCGGGCGGTAATGTAAACAACGTGATCAAAGCCCTTATATCGGCTGATAAAGCTAATATCCCTCTTGATTTTAAAATGGCTACTGCTATTGACCTTGCAGGTCGTGATGTGTTTGATGCGGTAAAACGCTCAGTTGACCCTCGCGTTATCAATACACCTCCTGTAGCTGCGGTAGCTAAAGACGGTATCCAGCTGATTGCCAAAGCCCGTGTAACAGTGCGTACCAACATACGCCAATTGGTGGGTGGTGCCGGCGAAGAAACCGTACTTGCCCGTGTGGGTGAAGGTATTGTAACTACCATTGGTTCTGCATTGAACCACAAAGAAGTGATGGAAAACCCCGATCGTATATCAAAAGTGGTATTGGATAAAGGGCTGGATGCAGGTACTGCGTTTGAAATACTTTCTATTGATATTGCAGATATTGATATCGGTAGCAACGTGGGTGCAAAACTACAAACCGACCAAGCGGATGCTGATTTGAAAGTGGCCAACGCCCGCGCTGAAGAACGCCGTGCAATGGCGGTAGCTGCCGAGCAAGAATTTAAAGCTAAAATACAAGAAGCACGCGCCAAAGTAATTGAGGCCGAGGCACAAGTACCTTTGGCAATGGCCGAGGCATTTAGAAGCGGTAATTTGGGCATTATGGATTATTACAAAATGCAAAACCTGAAAGCCGATACGGATATGCGCGAAAGCATTGCCCGCCCCGATGCTCAAAAGAAAGACAAGTAA
- a CDS encoding DNA polymerase III subunit epsilon has product MATNVYAVVDIETTGGFAQNHCITEIAIAVFDGNEVVDWFESLVNPGISIPLHITALTGISNEMVEDAPAFAEIAEKVYEMLKPCMFVAHNVNFDYSFVRSQLADEGYNWDAKKLCTVRLSRKIFPGFQSYSLSSLCNELGVVQTVKHRAGADTMATVEVFKQLLQNDKDGVIQKSLKGNAGEFRLPAHLNREEFDALPMTTGVYYLMNEKSEVIYVGKANNIKKRVGQHFSGKITQETRQGFLKEIAHISYEECGNELVALLLEEQEIKKHWPKYNRAQKKIKFAWGLFDYTDRKGHIRLGIDYIRRGGKPLMRFATQAEARHFLLTKTDEYRLCPKLCAIDTSENESCNPIITKHCTGNCRKTQSVEEYNSRVQEFIDQLDEYKPSFALLGKGRRTNEYAVVYVNKGTFRGYGFITKDAALTTPDELEDFIKPCKATIDSELIVNSYLRRNPTAKMVVFN; this is encoded by the coding sequence ATGGCAACCAACGTGTACGCAGTAGTTGATATAGAAACCACGGGAGGTTTTGCCCAAAACCATTGCATTACCGAAATAGCCATTGCTGTGTTTGATGGCAATGAGGTAGTGGATTGGTTTGAAAGCCTTGTAAACCCCGGTATCTCTATTCCCTTGCACATTACTGCCCTTACGGGGATTAGTAATGAAATGGTAGAGGATGCTCCCGCATTTGCAGAGATTGCCGAAAAGGTGTACGAAATGCTAAAACCCTGTATGTTTGTGGCTCACAACGTAAACTTTGATTACTCGTTTGTGCGTAGCCAGTTGGCCGATGAAGGCTATAACTGGGATGCCAAAAAACTTTGTACCGTACGTCTTTCACGCAAAATATTCCCCGGTTTTCAATCGTACAGCCTTTCATCGTTGTGCAACGAGTTGGGCGTGGTGCAAACCGTGAAACACCGTGCCGGAGCAGATACCATGGCTACGGTTGAGGTGTTTAAGCAACTGTTGCAAAACGATAAAGACGGGGTGATACAAAAATCGCTGAAAGGCAATGCAGGCGAGTTTAGATTACCTGCCCACCTGAACCGCGAAGAATTTGATGCCCTGCCCATGACTACGGGAGTGTATTACCTGATGAATGAAAAAAGTGAGGTGATATATGTGGGCAAGGCCAATAACATTAAAAAAAGAGTAGGGCAGCACTTTTCGGGCAAAATAACCCAAGAAACCCGCCAAGGTTTTTTGAAAGAGATAGCCCACATAAGCTACGAAGAGTGCGGAAACGAATTGGTGGCTCTGTTGCTGGAAGAACAGGAGATAAAAAAACACTGGCCTAAGTATAACCGTGCCCAAAAGAAAATAAAGTTTGCGTGGGGCTTGTTTGATTACACCGACCGCAAAGGCCATATCCGTTTGGGTATTGATTATATAAGACGAGGCGGGAAACCGCTGATGCGCTTTGCCACACAGGCCGAAGCCCGCCATTTTCTGCTCACCAAAACCGACGAATACCGCTTGTGTCCGAAGTTGTGCGCTATTGACACGTCAGAAAATGAAAGCTGCAACCCTATTATTACCAAACATTGTACGGGCAATTGCCGCAAAACCCAAAGTGTTGAAGAATACAACAGCCGCGTACAGGAGTTTATAGACCAACTGGACGAATACAAGCCCAGCTTTGCTTTGTTGGGCAAAGGCAGACGCACCAACGAGTATGCAGTGGTATATGTAAATAAAGGCACCTTTAGGGGGTATGGTTTTATCACCAAAGATGCTGCATTAACCACACCCGATGAGTTGGAAGACTTTATAAAACCCTGCAAAGCCACCATCGATTCAGAGTTGATTGTCAACTCATACCTGCGCCGCAACCCTACTGCCAAAATGGTGGTTTTCAATTAA
- a CDS encoding DUF4145 domain-containing protein — protein sequence MPFTSGRPPAPEEVDELYARDYEEACLTLAQSPKASAALSRRCLQNILREKAGVKKSNLAKEIDEVIDNRTLTPALAESLLEIKSIANFNIYPTKSTAAGEIVDAEPEEAEWMLDVLELMFDLYFVQPAKLKAKREALNKKLTDSGKSPLGVAAK from the coding sequence ATGCCGTTCACATCGGGCAGGCCACCGGCCCCCGAAGAGGTTGACGAGTTATATGCACGTGATTACGAAGAAGCTTGCCTTACCTTAGCACAAAGCCCTAAAGCCAGTGCCGCTCTTAGCCGCAGATGCCTTCAGAATATTTTACGTGAGAAAGCAGGAGTGAAAAAATCTAACCTTGCTAAAGAAATTGACGAGGTAATTGATAACCGTACCCTTACCCCTGCCCTTGCTGAAAGTTTGTTGGAGATAAAAAGTATTGCCAACTTTAATATTTACCCCACTAAAAGTACTGCCGCAGGAGAAATTGTGGACGCTGAGCCCGAAGAAGCCGAGTGGATGCTGGATGTATTAGAGTTAATGTTTGATTTATACTTTGTACAACCTGCCAAACTAAAAGCAAAACGCGAAGCCCTGAACAAAAAACTTACCGATAGCGGTAAAAGCCCTTTAGGGGTTGCTGCTAAATAG
- a CDS encoding helix-turn-helix transcriptional regulator: MHFFYPFLLKFETVKTADAEKYIPAIERAHHFIESNLQRNFSLKELADAAHLSYHRFAHVFSENTNQPLWNYVKQYRLKYAAGLLRHSAYSISDIAELTGYGGVQSLTKAFSDQFSQSPKRFSNSLIIPNNHILRFIPNDAAAIATMETACYITEPETEYWYCRATEETVQEKMVQLFENAAINGADMGSLRVAASSPDVYMLTAPNKIRIDVGYWVKPNELSPLITAGLYKKTISAGRFLHKASKLPPPMAGLFVFELIESASRYSLSSIRNHHSMVRINIATGVPTTEFYIPVL; encoded by the coding sequence TTGCATTTTTTTTATCCATTTTTGCTAAAATTTGAAACTGTGAAAACTGCTGATGCTGAAAAATATATTCCGGCTATTGAAAGGGCACATCATTTTATTGAGAGTAACCTGCAACGCAATTTTAGTCTTAAAGAATTAGCAGACGCAGCTCATTTATCGTACCACCGTTTTGCCCATGTGTTTAGCGAGAATACAAACCAACCGCTTTGGAACTATGTGAAGCAATACCGTTTAAAGTATGCAGCAGGTTTGTTACGACACTCGGCATACAGTATTTCTGATATTGCTGAACTGACAGGCTATGGCGGGGTGCAATCGCTTACCAAAGCTTTTAGCGACCAATTTTCACAATCACCCAAACGCTTTTCAAATTCGCTGATAATTCCAAACAACCACATATTAAGATTTATCCCTAACGACGCTGCTGCAATAGCTACCATGGAAACTGCCTGCTATATTACTGAGCCTGAAACGGAGTATTGGTATTGCAGGGCTACAGAAGAAACCGTACAGGAAAAAATGGTTCAACTGTTTGAAAACGCAGCAATAAATGGTGCTGACATGGGAAGTTTGCGGGTAGCTGCATCATCGCCTGATGTTTATATGCTTACCGCCCCAAATAAAATACGGATTGATGTAGGGTATTGGGTAAAGCCGAATGAACTCTCGCCGTTAATCACAGCAGGGTTGTATAAGAAAACAATTAGCGCGGGTAGATTTTTACACAAAGCATCGAAATTGCCTCCTCCCATGGCCGGGTTGTTTGTTTTTGAGCTGATTGAAAGTGCCAGCAGGTATTCGCTTTCATCCATACGTAATCACCATTCAATGGTGCGGATTAATATTGCAACAGGGGTTCCAACTACTGAGTTTTATATTCCTGTTTTATAA
- a CDS encoding DinB family protein: MTITPPAAHETFGFYDYYIKKFAADTDLVTALTTIHNDTLALLNPLSNEALNYRYAEGKWSIKEVLQHLIDSERSFCFRAMRFSRNELSVIPGYDVHTFVTSSLADTRTKEDLLQEWELLRNATLLQFKTLHPSVLELSGPARDTQLSVRSIGFLIAGHEMHHINVIKEKYLVQTA; encoded by the coding sequence ATGACGATAACACCTCCGGCTGCACACGAAACCTTTGGCTTTTACGATTACTACATTAAGAAATTTGCTGCCGACACCGATTTAGTTACTGCTTTAACAACCATACACAACGATACCCTTGCACTTCTAAACCCTTTGAGCAACGAAGCTTTGAATTACCGATATGCAGAAGGTAAATGGAGCATCAAAGAAGTTTTGCAACACCTTATAGATTCTGAACGCAGCTTTTGTTTCAGGGCTATGCGCTTTTCAAGAAACGAGCTAAGCGTAATACCCGGTTATGATGTACATACCTTTGTTACATCATCACTGGCAGATACACGTACCAAAGAAGATTTACTACAAGAGTGGGAGTTATTAAGAAATGCTACGTTACTGCAATTTAAAACCCTGCACCCATCGGTATTAGAGCTTAGTGGCCCTGCGCGCGACACTCAATTATCGGTAAGGTCGATAGGTTTTTTAATAGCAGGACACGAAATGCATCATATTAACGTTATTAAAGAAAAGTACTTAGTACAAACGGCTTAA
- a CDS encoding TonB-dependent receptor, translating to MQAVKLLLRRMETMKKLTVIILLLIVSKVDAQLTQTIRGTVLDKNLLTPLIGANVLIMSSNPLMGAVTDENGNFKLEKVPIGRVDIKASYLGYKEEVLTDIVVNSGKEVVLQIVLEENVVQQTEVVVTADKDKLKPINDLAVVSATTLRVNETNRYAGSRQDPARVAANVAGVAGGGDLRNDIIVRGNTPMGILWRLEGIEIPNPNHFAVTGTTGGAFSILNNNLLANTDFFTGAFPAEYGNKTAAVFDVRMRSGNNEKREHTLQAGLNGMEFTTEGPLMKEKGGSYLVSYRFLSFRAIRALGISVGLNGIPQFQDLSFKINLPVSSRNTLSIWAIGGTSSITVKESEEDTAEWGGNSVTDNDFRSSMYASGITLTTKLSPKTVGKLIFSATGSGSKVYNEEYYKNQTHQLDEEFRSSEHQQLLQYTLTHKFNPRHLLKVGVTGRLISNNIYQKQYETRDSSYRIGLDEKNSSSLVQSYVHWQYRPSSKLDVNTGVYYQLFTFNNTYAVEPRLGLLYHMSSDKKLSFGAGLHSQTLPLLYYAYKFRDTSGGYRQTNRNLDLTRSAHFVAGYQQMIKTTMRFKVEAYYQYLYDVPVSAVSRLGHYSTVNIGGDFSFETEDSTVNRGKGENYGVELTFERFFNNSYYFLTTLSLFDSKFQGGDGVWRNTAFDLGHVFNVLAGKEFKIGKDNRKSFSADIKLTHMGGRRIIPVDVEQSILHNEERKDFKRAFEEKAADYFRCDIKLAYNSNLKKATHQFFIAADNVFNTQNELMREWDNDKKKVKVIYQIGIFPYVGYRVNF from the coding sequence ATGCAAGCGGTAAAATTACTTTTGCGGCGGATGGAAACTATGAAAAAACTTACTGTAATTATCTTATTATTAATCGTTTCGAAGGTAGATGCGCAGCTAACCCAAACCATACGGGGCACGGTGCTGGATAAAAACCTCCTTACCCCGCTAATAGGTGCTAATGTGCTAATAATGAGCAGTAACCCGTTGATGGGGGCTGTGACTGACGAAAATGGTAATTTTAAGTTAGAAAAAGTGCCCATTGGGCGTGTAGATATTAAAGCCAGCTATTTAGGATATAAGGAGGAAGTACTAACCGATATTGTGGTTAACTCAGGCAAAGAGGTTGTGTTGCAAATTGTGTTGGAAGAAAACGTGGTGCAACAAACAGAAGTTGTGGTAACGGCCGATAAAGACAAATTGAAACCAATAAACGATTTAGCGGTGGTAAGTGCCACTACGTTGCGGGTAAATGAAACCAACCGATATGCAGGCTCGCGGCAAGACCCTGCACGTGTGGCCGCCAATGTGGCCGGCGTAGCGGGTGGCGGCGATTTGCGCAACGATATTATTGTGCGTGGAAACACTCCTATGGGGATTTTATGGCGATTGGAGGGGATAGAAATACCCAATCCTAACCACTTTGCTGTAACAGGAACTACAGGTGGGGCATTTAGCATACTAAACAACAACCTGCTGGCAAACACCGATTTTTTTACGGGCGCATTTCCGGCGGAGTATGGTAATAAAACAGCTGCTGTATTTGATGTAAGGATGCGCAGCGGTAACAATGAAAAACGCGAACATACTTTGCAGGCGGGGCTAAACGGAATGGAGTTTACGACTGAAGGCCCGTTGATGAAAGAAAAAGGAGGCTCGTATCTGGTAAGCTACCGTTTCTTGTCGTTTAGGGCAATTAGGGCCTTGGGTATAAGTGTAGGGCTTAATGGTATTCCTCAGTTTCAGGATTTATCGTTCAAAATCAACTTACCCGTATCGTCTCGTAATACCCTGTCAATATGGGCCATTGGCGGTACCAGCAGCATTACAGTAAAAGAAAGTGAAGAAGATACTGCCGAATGGGGTGGTAATAGTGTAACGGATAACGATTTCAGAAGCAGTATGTATGCATCGGGCATTACACTTACCACCAAACTGTCACCCAAAACAGTAGGCAAACTTATCTTTTCGGCCACCGGGAGCGGAAGCAAGGTGTACAACGAGGAGTATTATAAAAATCAAACTCACCAACTGGATGAGGAGTTCCGTTCGTCTGAGCACCAGCAATTGCTGCAGTACACACTTACCCATAAATTCAATCCCCGCCATTTGTTAAAAGTGGGGGTTACAGGTAGGTTGATAAGCAATAATATCTACCAAAAACAATATGAAACAAGAGATTCATCGTACCGAATAGGTTTGGATGAAAAGAACAGCTCGTCGTTAGTGCAGAGTTATGTGCATTGGCAATACCGTCCAAGCTCAAAACTGGATGTAAATACAGGGGTGTATTATCAATTGTTTACGTTTAATAATACCTATGCGGTTGAGCCTCGCTTGGGCTTGTTGTATCACATGAGCAGCGATAAAAAACTAAGCTTTGGAGCAGGATTGCACAGTCAAACACTACCCTTGTTGTACTATGCCTACAAGTTTAGAGATACATCAGGAGGATATCGCCAAACCAACCGAAACCTTGATTTAACCCGCAGTGCGCATTTTGTAGCAGGATACCAACAGATGATTAAAACTACCATGCGTTTTAAAGTAGAAGCCTATTACCAATACCTGTACGATGTTCCGGTGTCAGCGGTATCGCGTTTGGGGCATTACTCAACAGTAAATATTGGCGGCGATTTTTCATTTGAAACGGAAGACAGCACTGTAAATAGGGGTAAGGGTGAGAACTATGGCGTGGAGCTTACGTTTGAACGCTTTTTTAATAACTCGTACTACTTTTTAACCACCTTATCGCTTTTCGACTCTAAGTTTCAAGGAGGTGATGGTGTTTGGCGCAATACTGCCTTTGACTTAGGCCATGTGTTTAATGTATTGGCGGGTAAAGAGTTTAAAATAGGCAAGGATAACCGCAAATCTTTTTCAGCAGATATAAAACTAACCCACATGGGGGGCCGCAGAATAATACCCGTAGATGTGGAACAAAGTATTTTGCACAACGAGGAACGCAAAGACTTTAAAAGGGCGTTTGAAGAAAAAGCAGCCGATTATTTCCGATGCGATATAAAACTTGCCTATAACAGTAACCTGAAAAAGGCAACCCATCAGTTTTTTATAGCTGCTGATAATGTATTTAATACCCAGAATGAACTAATGCGTGAGTGGGATAATGATAAGAAGAAAGTGAAAGTAATTTATCAGATAGGAATATTCCCGTATGTGGGTTACAGAGTTAACTTTTAA
- a CDS encoding DUF2007 domain-containing protein has protein sequence MSQTRLVTLLTFSTAFEASYTVGLLESNGITCFLKDSLAIQISKHSRAIGGVKLQIFEADTQKALAVLKENGYLTPRVEQEPTALQKAFDKGTSNIPLLKKLSVEHRLYVLLAITVVTITSTILYLLIPLTYDRLVANSWCVSHIEYEGKSYTPHTTGIALVIPGICTESLSFDESSTVQLPGINTPVAQGTWHITENNLVCIQADTLSYVYNKCYKATFSGSGGSLMLTSNTTVIHCYVKRY, from the coding sequence ATGAGCCAAACCCGTTTAGTAACGCTCTTAACTTTTTCAACCGCATTTGAAGCTTCCTATACAGTGGGTCTGCTTGAAAGTAATGGTATTACCTGCTTTCTAAAAGACAGTCTTGCTATTCAAATATCAAAGCACTCAAGAGCAATTGGCGGAGTTAAGCTGCAAATTTTTGAAGCCGACACCCAAAAAGCATTGGCTGTGTTAAAAGAGAACGGGTACTTAACTCCACGGGTAGAACAAGAACCCACAGCACTGCAAAAAGCTTTTGATAAAGGCACCTCAAACATACCCTTACTAAAAAAGCTATCCGTTGAGCACCGTTTATACGTATTGCTTGCCATTACAGTAGTTACTATCACCTCTACTATCCTGTATTTATTAATCCCGTTAACCTACGACAGGTTAGTGGCTAATTCGTGGTGTGTTTCTCATATAGAGTATGAGGGTAAATCATATACTCCACACACAACAGGAATTGCTCTTGTAATACCGGGAATTTGTACCGAGTCTCTTTCTTTTGATGAAAGTTCAACCGTACAATTACCCGGCATCAATACCCCCGTTGCACAAGGTACTTGGCACATTACTGAAAACAATCTCGTTTGTATACAGGCAGATACATTATCATACGTATATAATAAATGTTACAAGGCAACATTTTCGGGCAGTGGCGGCTCTTTGATGTTAACGAGCAATACAACAGTAATACACTGTTATGTAAAACGGTATTAA
- a CDS encoding VWA domain-containing protein, with product MKTLKLTPLSGIIAIIGLAVCALSFNYSAPKPGQSQTNAGTHFIPPDTNVFLSKSTVKSHGLITFTTGVDNSYYMTDSSNSGYLYLEAKAAKFVPENNTRLPLNISLVLDHSGSMSGDKMAYVLQAAKFVVDNLSSEDYLSVVVYDDEVTIVHSSSKVTDKSAIKAKIDRVYSGGSTNLSGGALEGYAQVKSTFRKECVNRVLLLSDGLANVGITDTAQLQKITRDRNLEHGISLSTFGVGTDYNEDLMTGMAEYGSGNYYFIDAPDKIPQIFQKELSGLLNVVAQNAVMEIELPEGVMLDYVFGYKYEYKDNKVLVNFRDIYSEETKGVLVKYSIKRKMDLPLTFSTQLKYDDAQTGARIELKNTDTRLATRDYSIYRTHNNEQVLQQIVLFEANRRMEMAMREVDLGNYTNARSLMIENTVYLQKMSGVVNVNKEIIVIDSLNRSYSNGIKDIENKGVEERKRIQKSNKEENYKMKKKK from the coding sequence ATGAAAACACTAAAACTTACCCCGTTATCGGGCATTATTGCCATCATAGGGCTTGCAGTATGCGCCTTAAGTTTTAATTACAGCGCTCCAAAGCCCGGCCAATCACAAACAAATGCGGGTACGCATTTTATTCCACCCGATACTAATGTGTTTTTAAGCAAATCAACCGTTAAGAGCCACGGGCTTATTACCTTTACTACAGGGGTTGATAACAGCTATTACATGACCGACAGTTCTAACTCTGGGTATCTATACCTTGAAGCCAAGGCTGCGAAATTTGTCCCCGAGAACAATACCCGATTACCGCTAAACATATCATTGGTGCTTGACCACAGCGGCTCGATGAGTGGTGATAAGATGGCCTATGTGCTGCAAGCGGCAAAGTTTGTAGTGGATAATCTAAGCAGTGAGGATTACCTATCTGTGGTAGTGTATGACGATGAAGTCACAATAGTGCATTCTTCGTCTAAAGTCACTGATAAATCAGCTATTAAGGCAAAAATCGATCGTGTGTATTCAGGCGGTAGTACCAACCTAAGCGGGGGTGCATTAGAAGGGTATGCACAAGTGAAATCAACCTTTAGAAAAGAATGTGTGAATCGTGTGTTACTGCTTTCTGACGGGTTGGCAAACGTGGGTATAACCGATACCGCACAACTGCAAAAAATTACCCGCGACCGTAACCTTGAGCATGGTATTTCGCTATCCACTTTTGGGGTAGGTACCGATTATAACGAAGACTTGATGACAGGCATGGCCGAGTACGGCAGCGGTAATTATTACTTTATTGATGCCCCTGATAAAATTCCGCAGATATTTCAAAAAGAGCTTTCGGGCTTGTTGAATGTAGTAGCGCAAAATGCTGTAATGGAAATTGAACTGCCTGAAGGGGTGATGTTAGACTACGTTTTTGGCTATAAATATGAATACAAAGACAATAAAGTGTTGGTTAACTTCCGTGATATCTATTCTGAGGAAACCAAAGGCGTATTGGTGAAATACTCGATAAAAAGGAAGATGGATTTACCCCTTACGTTCAGCACACAACTAAAATACGACGATGCACAAACGGGAGCGAGGATAGAGTTGAAAAACACCGATACACGTTTGGCAACCCGCGATTACAGTATATACCGCACACACAATAACGAACAGGTTTTGCAGCAGATAGTACTGTTTGAAGCCAACCGCCGTATGGAAATGGCCATGCGCGAGGTGGATTTGGGTAACTACACAAATGCACGTTCACTAATGATTGAAAACACCGTGTATTTGCAAAAAATGTCGGGGGTGGTGAATGTAAACAAAGAAATAATTGTAATCGACTCGTTGAACAGGAGCTACTCAAACGGTATTAAAGATATTGAGAATAAAGGGGTAGAAGAACGCAAACGAATACAGAAGAGCAATAAAGAAGAAAACTATAAAATGAAGAAAAAGAAATAA
- a CDS encoding TerC family protein produces MEEIFTSAGIMALLTLTFLEVVLGIDNIIFISIVTNKLPKEQQPRARMIGLSLALIFRIAMLLGLTWIMKFDTPLFIIKDFHFLALDITEFGFSGRDAILLAGGIFLLAKSTSEIYGKVEGKEHEVSVKGKGVSFSSIIVQIVMLDIVFSFDSILTAIGMTDKVILMIIAVIISIIIMMMFSGAISKFINAHPSLQILALSFLIMIGVMLIADAFHNHVPKGYIYAAIVFSLIVEILNMRMRKKTNGTESH; encoded by the coding sequence ATGGAAGAAATCTTCACCTCGGCGGGCATAATGGCCCTGCTCACACTTACGTTTCTTGAGGTAGTATTGGGTATTGATAACATTATCTTTATCTCAATAGTAACCAACAAATTACCAAAAGAACAACAACCCCGGGCCCGTATGATTGGGCTTTCACTGGCGCTTATATTCCGTATCGCTATGCTACTGGGTCTTACTTGGATTATGAAGTTTGACACACCCTTATTCATTATCAAAGATTTTCACTTTTTGGCTCTTGATATTACTGAGTTTGGCTTTAGCGGACGCGATGCAATTTTATTGGCGGGTGGTATTTTCTTATTAGCTAAAAGTACCAGCGAAATTTATGGAAAGGTGGAAGGCAAAGAGCATGAAGTTTCCGTTAAAGGCAAAGGCGTAAGTTTTAGCAGCATTATTGTGCAAATTGTAATGCTTGACATTGTTTTCTCATTCGACTCTATTTTGACTGCAATCGGTATGACTGATAAAGTAATATTAATGATTATAGCCGTTATCATCTCAATCATTATTATGATGATGTTCAGCGGTGCCATCAGTAAGTTTATCAATGCTCACCCTTCGTTGCAAATATTGGCCTTATCATTCCTTATTATGATTGGTGTTATGTTGATTGCGGATGCGTTCCACAACCACGTACCCAAAGGATATATTTACGCTGCTATTGTATTCTCACTGATTGTTGAAATACTGAATATGCGCATGAGAAAAAAGACCAACGGAACTGAATCGCACTAA
- a CDS encoding LexA family transcriptional regulator encodes MYIHQNLKLLRKRKGRTQQEVADAVKLNRSSLAGYELQIQPDLEVLIRLSEYYNVTIDTMVKVELERLSEKQLSELDRGMDYYVQGNKLRILATTVNNENRDNIEVVHQRAKASYLAGYADPEFVGELPLANLPFLDRDKKYRVFQVDGDSMLPIKDKSWVVGEYVDDWTRVKDGLSYIILTENEGVVFKTAYNRIKNDGKLLLCSLNPLYKPFEVEVGDVKEVWRYVMNMSFADIAWD; translated from the coding sequence ATGTATATCCACCAAAATCTAAAACTGCTAAGAAAACGCAAAGGCCGCACCCAGCAAGAGGTTGCGGATGCCGTGAAGCTAAACCGCTCAAGTTTGGCAGGGTATGAGCTGCAAATACAACCCGACCTTGAAGTGCTCATTCGCTTATCAGAATACTACAATGTTACCATAGACACGATGGTAAAGGTAGAATTGGAGCGTTTATCTGAAAAACAATTGAGCGAGCTTGACCGAGGCATGGATTATTATGTGCAGGGTAATAAGCTGCGGATATTGGCTACTACAGTAAATAACGAGAACCGTGATAATATTGAGGTAGTGCACCAACGTGCCAAAGCCAGCTATTTGGCCGGCTACGCCGACCCTGAGTTTGTAGGCGAATTACCGCTTGCCAACCTGCCTTTTTTGGATAGGGATAAGAAATATCGAGTATTTCAGGTAGACGGAGACAGTATGTTGCCCATAAAGGATAAGAGCTGGGTGGTAGGAGAGTATGTGGACGATTGGACACGGGTGAAGGACGGCCTATCTTATATTATACTTACCGAAAACGAAGGGGTAGTGTTTAAAACCGCCTATAACCGTATTAAAAACGACGGTAAACTGTTGCTATGCTCACTGAACCCATTGTACAAACCGTTTGAAGTAGAAGTAGGCGATGTGAAAGAGGTATGGCGGTATGTGATGAACATGAGCTTTGCCGATATTGCATGGGATTAA